The following proteins are co-located in the Pararge aegeria chromosome 3, ilParAegt1.1, whole genome shotgun sequence genome:
- the LOC120637013 gene encoding uncharacterized protein LOC120637013, with amino-acid sequence MAILEKTTHRLPEGRFECGLLWKSDDETMPQNRNSALRRLQGIERKLNKNEDFKLKYTHQIQNLISNGYAELATTKPTSPRTWYLPHFAVIHPQKEKLRVVFDAAERTNGKSLIDALLSGPDLLQSLFGVLIRFRQGPVAVAADIKEMFLRIVIREEDRDSLRFLWKENETDAEPKEYRMKSLIFGATSSPCSAIYVKNRNAQDFQEKYPEAVNAIQRCHYMDDYLQSFPTVEEAKRTSKEVDLIHKSGGFELRGWTSNYPSTINTMEINHPDHINLGDHDKYGKTLGMIWQTNNDALRFTVSLRNTPDDVTKETRPPTKREVASAVMSVFDPLGLATPVLIQGKTLIQQLWRTGINWDDHISDTLRDHWSKWLNNLACLKNLNVPRCTDSCNEGELHTFVDASETIYAAATYWKTTMNNQVSIKLIAAKAKVAPLKPTSIPRLELQAAVLGRRLANSIHQEMDTNIKKKYYWSDSRTVLAWIKSDPLTFKTFVAHRLAEIEELSKTSEWRYVPTKQNVADDATRSAPRNFDSNHRWFNGPEFLKLDCNEWPQDHSDRSLQVTGEEKTQTVATARLVQPPIPDVSRFSSWTRYLRASARFIQSVEVFKTLLNKPDKVTATKRIVKDKAWKPYKKQMTQQTPTNQEPTIKTVNKLIPLSRKYIKQAETMLIQRIQNDSFKNEIQNLKDHKKFAKGSRLRRLTAVIEDDIMHLETRLSAANNIAISYKKTHNTRWKTPDYTTNREPLPSRIQSR; translated from the coding sequence ATggcaattttagaaaaaacaactCATAGATTGCCCGAAGGAAGATTCGAATGCGGATTACTATGGAAATCCGACGATGAAACTATGCCACAAAATAGAAACAGTGCCTTACGCCGCCTACAAGGCAtagaaagaaaactaaataaaaatgaagacttcaaattaaaatatactcacCAAATACAAAATCTAATATCCAATGGATATGCCGAACTAGCCACCACAAAACCCACCTCGCCAAGAACCTGGTACCTGCCACATTTCGCAGTAATACATccacaaaaggaaaaattaagAGTCGTGTTCGACGCCGCCGAACGCACAAATGGCAAAAGTCTAATCGATGCCTTACTATCCGGTCCTGATTTACTACAATCCCTCTTCGGCGTGCTGATAAGGTTCCGCCAAGGCCCGGTAGCCGTCGCAGCCGACATCAAGGAAATGTTTCTCAGAATCGTAATACGAGAAGAAGACAGAGACAGCTTACGATTCCTCTGGAAAGAGAACGAAACAGACGCAGAACCTAAAGAATACAGAATGAAGTCGCTAATATTCGGAGCAACGTCATCACCCTGTTCAGCTATATACGTTAAGAATCGAAATGCTCAAGACTTCCAAGAAAAATATCCCGAGGCTGTGAATGCCATTCAACGTTGTCATTATATGGACGACTATTTACAAAGCTTCCCAACAGTCGAAGAAGCAAAAAGAACAAGTAAAGAAGTGGACCTCATACACAAAAGTGGAGGTTTCGAACTAAGAGGATGGACATCGAATTATCCATCCACTATTAACACAATGGAAATCAACCATCCCGACCACATTAATTTGGGAGACCACGATAAATATGGGAAGACATTGGGCATGATATGGCAAACCAACAACGACGCATTACGATTTACTGTCAGCCTTCGCAACACGCCCGATGACGTCACTAAAGAAACGAGACCACCAACTAAACGCGAAGTCGCAAGCGCTGTCATGTCAGTATTCGACCCGCTAGGTTTAGCCACTCCAGTTTTAATACAAGGAAAAACACTTATACAGCAACTATGGCGCACCGGAATAAATTGGGACGACCACATATCCGACACGCTTAGAGACCATTGGTCAAAATGGCTCAACAACCTAGCATGTCTAAAGAATCTCAACGTTCCACGATGTACAGATTCCTGTAACGAGGGGGAACTACATACCTTCGTAGACGCCAGTGAAACCATCTATGCCGCTGCAACATACTGGAAAACTACTATGAACAACCAGGTCAGCATAAAACTAATAGCAGCAAAAGCCAAGGTGGCCCCACTCAAACCTACCTCTATACCACGATTAGAATTACAAGCCGCAGTGCTTGGCCGCCGTCTAGCAAACAGCATTCACCAAGAAATGGACACCAATATTAAGAAGAAGTATTACTGGTCAGACTCTCGAACGGTATTAGCATGGATCAAATCCGACCCACTCACGTTCAAAACCTTCGTCGCACACAGACTAGCTGAAATAGAAGAACTCTCAAAAACATCAGAATGGAGATACGTACCCACTAAACAAAACGTAGCTGACGACGCAACTAGATCGGCACCCCGAAATTTCGACAGCAACCATCGATGGTTCAACGGTCCAGAATTCCTAAAACTTGACTGCAACGAATGGCCTCAAGATCACAGTGATCGCTCACTACAAGTTACGGGCGaagaaaaaacacagacagtagCCACGGCGCGTCTCGTTCAACCACCTATACCAGACGTCAGTCGTTTCTCATCATGGACACGTTACCTACGAGCCTCAGCACGCTTCATACAAAGCGTcgaagtttttaaaacattactaaATAAACCCGACAAAGTCACCGCCACTAAACGAATCGTCAAGGATAAAGCCTGGAAACCGTATAAAAAACAGATGACTCAACAAACACCCACGAATCAAGAACCAACTATAAAAACCGTGAACAAACTAATACCATTATCAAGAAAATACATCAAGCAAGCTGAAACAATGTTGATAcaacgaattcaaaatgacagttttAAGAATGAAATTCAAAACCTTAAAGATCACAAGAAGTTCGCCAAAGGATCCCGCCTAAGAAGACTCACCGCCGTTATAGAAGATGATATAATGCATCTCGAAACTCGCCTATCCGCTGCCAACAACATAGCGATTTCCTACAAAAAAACCCATAATACTCGATGGAAAACACCCGATTACACGACTAATCGTGAACCATTACCATCAAGAATACAATCACGGTAA